One Dioscorea cayenensis subsp. rotundata cultivar TDr96_F1 chromosome 15, TDr96_F1_v2_PseudoChromosome.rev07_lg8_w22 25.fasta, whole genome shotgun sequence genomic region harbors:
- the LOC120276890 gene encoding elongation of fatty acids protein 3-like: MSSALRYWFAEHPAIVSFRWSHAASFGSTWSFLFSSIAIYLITSLFLHLTLSLFGRRRPIPLGPLPAIHSLAMVFVSATIFLGLLLSSLAEIRDTRWFWRRSKTPLQWLLCFPLGTRPTGRVFFWSYAFYLSRFLHLLRTFISILRRRRLTFSRLLNHSIHLCMSFLWLEFSQSFQVLAILSSTLAYIVVFGYRFWVGTGSCCFPVVLASQIALLGCNLACHLGVLLLHFWKGGCNGIGAWVFNSVLNAALLLVFLNCYVRRIMAKGKRFSLDEDCPSLHCRPSSESELLQPSPSPLKKDQ; the protein is encoded by the coding sequence GAGCCACGCCGCTTCCTTCGGCTCAACCTGGTCATTCCTCTTCTCCTCCATCGCCATCTACCTCATCACCTCCCTCTTCCTTCATCTCACCCTCTCCCTCTTCGGCCGGCGACGTCCGATCCCTCTCGGCCCACTCCCAGCCATCCACTCTCTCGCCATGGTCTTCGTCTCCGCCACCATCTTCCTCGGTCTCCTCCTCTCCTCCTTGGCCGAGATCCGCGACACGCGCTGGTTCTGGCGCCGATCCAAAACCCCTCTTCAATGGCTCCTCTGTTTCCCTCTCGGCACTCGCCCAACCGGCCGGGTCTTCTTCTGGTCCTACGCCTTCTATCTCTCTCGATTCCTCCATCTCCTCCGCACCTTCATCTCCATCCTCCGCCGTCGCCGCCTCACCTTCTCTCGTCTCCTCAACCACTCAATCCATCTCTGCATGTCCTTTCTCTGGCTCGAATTCTCCCAATCTTTCCAAGTCCTCGCTATCCTCTCCTCCACCCTCGCCTACATCGTCGTCTTCGGCTATCGATTCTGGGTCGGCACCGGATCTTGTTGTTTCCCCGTCGTGCTCGCTTCACAGATCGCGTTGCTGGGTTGCAATCTCGCTTGTCATCTCGGCGTTCTTCTCCTTCATTTCTGGAAAGGAGGTTGCAATGGGATCGGTGCTTGGGTCTTCAACTCTGTCCTCAATGCTGCCCTTCTTCTCGTCTTCTTGAATTGCTATGTCCGAAGGATCATGGCGAAGGGGAAACGCTTCTCTTTGGATGAGGATTGCCCTAGTCTCCATTGCCGACCTTCATCGGAGTCGGAGCTCCTCCAACCGTCTCCTTCTCCGCTCAAAAAGGACCAATGA